A window of the Equus asinus isolate D_3611 breed Donkey chromosome 20, EquAss-T2T_v2, whole genome shotgun sequence genome harbors these coding sequences:
- the LOC106830391 gene encoding olfactory receptor 52N4-like, whose product MIMLNQTHVTPASFILNGIPGLEDMHMWISLPFCSMYVVAMVGNCGLLYLIHYEYSLHRSMYYFLAMLSLTDLVMCSSTIPKALCIFWFHLKEISFEECLVQMFFIHTFTGMESGVLMLMALDRYIAICYPLRYSTILTNPVIAKAGLATFLRALLLIIPLIFITKRLPYCRGNIIHHTYCDQLSVAKLSCGNIKANVIYGLMAALLIGGFDILCITVSYTMILRAVVSLSSADARQKAFSTCTAHICAIVFSYSPAFFCFFFNRFGSHTIPPSCHIIVANIYLLLPPTMNPIVYGVKTKQIRDCVIRILSGSKHIKSHSI is encoded by the coding sequence ATGATAATGCTGAACCAAACACATGTGACACCAGCCTCTTTCATTCTTAATGGGATTCCAGGACTAGAAGACATGCATATGTGGATTTCCTTGCCATTCTGCTCCATGTATGTTGTGGCTATGGTAGGCAATTGTGGACTCCTCTACCTCATTCATTATGAGTACTCCCTGCACAGGTCCATGTATTACTTTTTGGCCATGCTTTCTCTTACGGACCTTGTCATGTGCTCTAGTACAATCCCTAAAGCCCTCTGCATCTTCTGGTTTCATCTTAAGGAAATCAGCTTTGAAGAATGCCTGGTCCAGATGTTCTTCATCCATACCTTCACAGGGATGGAGTCTGGGGTGCTCATGCTTATGGCCCTGGACCGCTATATAGCCATCTGCTATCCTCTGCGCTACTCAACTATCCTCACCAATCCAGTCATTGCAAAGGCGGGGCTTGCTACTTTCCTGAGAGCACTGTTGCTCATCATTCCCTTGATTTTCATCACCAAACGACTACCCTATTGCAGAGGCAACATAATACATCATACCTACTGTGATCAGCTATCTGTAGCCAAGTTATCTTGTGGGAATATCAAAGCCAATGTTATCTATGGTCTCATGGCTGCCCTCTTAATTGGAGGATTTGACATCCTGTGCATCACAGTCTCCTACACCATGATCCTTCGGGCAGTCGTCAGCCTCTCCTCTGCAGATGCCCGGCAGAAGGCCTTCAGCACATGCACTGCCCACATCTGTGCCATTGTTTTCTCCTACAGTCCagctttcttctgtttcttttttaaccgCTTTGGGAGTCATACAATTCCTCCATCTTGCCATATCATTGTAGCCAATATTTATCTGCTTTTGCCTCCCACCATGAACCCTATTGTTTATGGGGTGAAAACCAAGCAGATAAGAGATTGTGTCATAAGGATCCTTTCAGGTTCTAAGCACATCAAATCTCACAGTATATGA